The following are encoded together in the Methanobrevibacter arboriphilus JCM 13429 = DSM 1125 genome:
- a CDS encoding DUF2109 family protein: MIEEIIGIIIIIMAIRTILAKNKAERMLYVNVIDFAVSALIALTVDSPFGLIIAITFFITSTIGSNAIAYTLNRLENEIILDE, encoded by the coding sequence ATGATAGAAGAAATCATTGGAATAATTATTATTATAATGGCTATAAGAACTATTTTAGCTAAAAATAAAGCTGAAAGAATGCTTTATGTTAATGTTATTGACTTTGCTGTTTCAGCACTTATTGCATTAACTGTTGATAGTCCGTTTGGTCTTATAATTGCTATTACATTTTTCATAACTTCTACTATTGGTTCTAATGCAATAGCTTATACTTTAAATAGGCTAGAAAATGAAATTATCCTTGATGAGTGA